The Elusimicrobiota bacterium genomic interval CGAACTCTGGTCTTCGGACCGTTGGGAGCGCTATAAGAAACGGGCGGAAAAGAGCGCGGCCCTCCTCGCCTCCGAAATTGATTTGTAAGGAAACGGGGGTGTCTGGGGAGGAAAGCGGAGGCCATCGTTCTGTCCTATTAACGGAATGTTTGGCGGGATTGAAACTTCAGCCCGGTGGCCACTACGTGGATGTGACCGTGGGGTTGGGGGGGCACGCGGAAGCGGTATTAAATGCCTTGGGACCTCAGGGGCGAATGACGGTTTTGGATCAGGACCCCACTTCCTTGACGTTTTCCAGGGAACGGTTGGCTGGATTTGGGGATCGGGTCCGGTTTGTGGCGGGAAATTTTGAACGGTTTGACGAGCGGGCGGAGTTAGCCGTGGGGTCCGTTGATGGAATTTTAGCGGATTTAGGTGTTTCTTCTCCCCAATTGGATCGGGCCGAACGGGGATTCAGTCTCATGCGGTCTGGCCCATTAGACATGAGGATGAACCCGACAGAGGGTTTGACGGCGCGCCAGATGTTGGAACGGGCCACGGAAGAAGAAGTGGAAGAATGGTTGAGAGCGGCGGGCGAAGAACGTTTCGCTCGGAAATTGGCCCGGCGTTTGGTGGATGTGGCCCCGCGCTTGATCACGACAGAAGATTTGGCTTCAGCGGTGGCCCGCTGGGTGCCGCGGCGGGGAAAGACCCACCCGGCCACCCGCGTGTTTATGGCGTTACGGATGGCGGTCAATCGGGAAGGGGCCTGTCTGAGCGAATTTTTGAAGAGAGCCCCCGCCGTTCTAAAATATGGTGGGCGGTTGGTCGTGGTCACCTTTCATTCGGGTGAAGACCGGGCCGTCAAGTGGTTTGGACGGCGCGCGGCGGCGGAAGGCGTTCTCCGCATTGTGACCAAAAAACCATTGGAACCCACGGAAGAAGAACAGCGGTTAAATCCGCGAAGCCGAAGCGCTAAGTTGAGGGTGTTTGAAAAAATAGGATCTTCGCCCGGATCCGACGAGGGGCGTTCGGCGGAAAAAGACCTTTCCTTTTGAGGCCGGCTGTCTCGCTCGGCGGGATCTCCGGTCTCCTTGACATCACGAATGACAGAACCCGGGAGGGACGAGAGGGGGATAGCCCTTTCTCTTTCCCTCCCGGAACTTTTTTGACGGTCCGGAGGAAACTCGTGCACGTTTCGCGGCAAATTCTTCCCCTGGTGGCGATGGTGGGCGGCGGGTTGTTCGGTGTTTTATCGCTCTCCGCGTGGCTTCATGTGCAGTCGGTCCGTCTTTCCTATCGGGCCCAATCGATCCGGCAGGAATTGGACCAATTGGACCGCCGCGAACAAGCCGAACGCCGTCGATTGGAGACGGCCCTTTCCCTTTCCCGGTTGGACGCCACGGCTCGCGCGCGAGGAAACCTTTTCCTTCCTCGGCCGGACCAGATCCGCCTTCTTCCCGAAACAACCTGAACATGCGAACACGCTTTCGCCTGGTGGCTGGGCTTCTTATCGCGGGGTTCCTCGTGGTGGGGGCCCGGTTGGGTTATCTGCAAATTTGGCGGCACGAGGACCTTGCTCTTCGTGCAAACGATCAGGCCGGTCGTTGGGTCCGCGACGCACCGCGGCGCGCCCTGATCCGAGACCGGAACGGTGACGTTCTCGCGGATTCCGTTCGGGTGGCCTCGTGTTACGCCGATCCGACCCTGTTGCCTCGCCCCTCCTCTATCGCGCAACGTTTGGCGGGCCCTTTACGGATGCCGGTGGGGGAAATCACTGAACGGATTCGCCGCGCGCCCGGGTCTTTTGTGTGGTTGAAGAGGCGTTTGAGCGCCGAGGAGGCCCGCGCGGTGGAAAAGGAAAATCTTCGGGGAATCGGGTTGCAATGGGAATACCGACGTTTTTATCCTAACGGAGACCTGGCGGGACCTCTCCTGGGCCTTGTGGGGGAAGACGGCCGGGGACTTTCGGGGTTGGAATACGCCTTTAATAAAGAGCTGGTGGATCAACGCCCTCCGCTCCGAGCACTCCGGGACGGACGGGGACGGCGATTAACCTTAGATGTTTTGCGCCAGAGGACCCCCGCGGGGGGGCTCCGTCTTTCCATTGATCGAAAAATTCAATTCATAGCGGAGCGAGAATTGGATTGGAGCATTCGGCGCTCCAAGGCCAAGGGCGGAATCGTGGTTGTCCAGGATCCCTGGACAGGCGAAATATTGGCTTTAGTGGGACGCCCGGCCCTTTCGTTGGGTCGCGGGGAAGCTTTGTCCCCGGACGAATTAATGGTGCGGGCGGTGCAGTGGTCCTTTGAGCCGGGATCCACTTTTAAAGTGGTCACCGCGGCGGCGGCCTTGGAAAATCAATTGGCTCAGCCCAGTGACCTCTTGGATTGCGAAAAGGGGAAATGGAAGATTTCGGGTGTTTGGATCAGTGATCATGAGCCTCAAAAAGTAATTAGCTTCTCGCGGGCCATGGAGGTATCCTCTAACATCGGGTTGGCGAAAATCGGTCTTCGGGTGGGGAAAGAAAAGTTTTATGATGTGATCCGGTCCTTTGGGTTTGGGGCCCGCACGGGATTGGATTTGCCGGGAGAAGCGGTGGGGCTCCTCCGTCCCCCGAATCAATGGAGCGGGGTTTCCCTCCCGGTGATTTCGTTTGGGCAGGAAATAGGGGTGACCGCTCTCCAATTGGCTTGCGCATACAGCGCCATCGCCAATGGGGGGCGATTGATCGAGCCCCGGATTACTATGGACGCGGATTGGCCGTCCGGTAAAACCTCCCGATGGGCCTCGTCCAGCGAAATTCGTCGGGTTATTTCTCCGGAAACGGCGAAAACGGTGACGACCATGATGGAGGGGGTTGTCCTTCGTGGGACCGGAGAGAATGCCTCGGTTCCCGGGTGGTCCGTAGCTGGAAAAACAGGAACGGCGCAGAAAATTGATCCTCGCACCCGGGCATACTCTCCCGATAAATTTGTGGCGTCTTTTTGTGGGTTTGTTCCCGCGCGCAATCCCCGGTTGACCCTTGTGGTTATTGTGGATGAGCCCAAAGGCGTTTCCTGGGGAGGGTACAACGCGGGCCCCGTTTTCAAAAACATCGCGTGGCAAACCCTGTCCTTGATGGGCGTCCCCACCGATGACGTTCCCCGTCTGGTGGATAAAAAAAACAAGGGAGATCCGAAGACGTGAAACTTTTGGGCGATTTATTGGAAAGTGTGGTCCCTTCACTGGGGTCCCCCGCGAAGGACGTTCCCATCCGGGGCCTCGCGGTGGATTCCCGCGCGGTCAAACCCGGGGACCTCTTTGTGGCGATTCGGGGAATTCATCAGGATGGCCACGACCACGCCGCGTCGGTTCTCCGGGCGGGGGCAGCGGCCATTTTGGCTGAACGACCGTTGGCGGTCCCGGTGCCCGTCGTCTTGGTGGGTTCAACAGCGGCCTCCCTTTCGGGAATCGCCGCACGATTCTTTGATCATCCCTCCCGATTCATGGACGTGGTGGGCGTGACGGGAACCAATGGCAAGACCACGCTGACCTACCTGTTGGAAAACGTGTGGCGTCTGGAAAGAATTTCCGGTGGAGTGATGGGGACCATCGATTACCGGTGGGCCAACCGCGTGGAGAAGGCCCCCAACACCACGCCTCACGCTCTGGATGTTCAACGGTTGTTGGCGGCCATGCGGGAGGACGGGGTCAAACGTGTGGCCATGGAGGTGTCCAGTCACGCCCTCGCTTTGGGTCGTGTGGACGATGTGCATTTTTCGGTGGGTTTGTTCACCAACTTGACCCAGGACCATTTGGATTTCCATAAAACCATGGAAGAGTATTTCTCAGCGAAAGCCCTTCTCTTTGAGCGGCTGGAAAAATCGGCACGGCTCGTTCGGCGGGCAATTCTCAACCGGGACGATCCTTGGGCCCCGCGGTTTTTGGAAAAAATCAAAACCCCCCTTTGGACCTACGGGTTGGACGGGGACGCGGATTTTCGTGCGGAGCGGCTGGTGCTTTCCGCGGACGGGTGTCGCTTTCACGCGGTCACGCCGTTGGGGAACCGGGATGTGTCCCTCACCCTGGTGGGACGGCACAACGTGTACAATGCTCTCGGGGCCATGGCCGCCGCCATGGCTTTAGGAACATCGTTGGAGGACGCGGTTTCCGGTGTCGAAGGATTAGCGGGTGTTCCAGGACGGTTGGAACGGGTGACGGAGCATCCGGCGGGGTGCACGGAGCCGTCCTCGTTCCCTTTTCGGGTTTTCGTGGACTACGCTCACACGGATGACGCCCTTCGCAATGTGTTGGAAACGGTGCGACCCCTGACCCAGGGGCGCGTGTTGGTCCTTTTCGGGTGCGGGGGCGATCGGGACAAAACGAAGCGGCCCCGCATGGGTGAAATGGCGGCCCGTTTGGCCGACCACGTGATCGTCACTTCGGACAATCCCCGTTCCGAAGACCCGGCCGTCATTGTTCAAGAAGTGGTGGCCGGCGTCCGCCGTGTTCCGTCCCGTTCCTTTGACGTGATCGTGGATCGAAAAGAGGCCATCGCGCGTTCGATTGAAATGGCAAAAGAAGGTGACGTGTTGCTCTTGGCTGGAAAGGGGCATGAAACGTACCAGATATTAAAAGATCACACCGTGGATTTTGACGAACGGGAAATCGTTCGGCATTTCTTGCGGTGTCGGGAGCGTTGAGATGGCCGCCTTGCCCACGTCCTGGGACGACGTGGCCCTCCTGACAGGAGGGCAGCGAGTCACAGCGTGTTCCGTTTCTCCTGTTCGAGTGGTTTTGGATTCTCGGGGGGTTCAGAAAGGGGATTTATTCGTGGCGTTAAAAGGCGAGCGGGTGGACGGTCACGATTTCTTAAAAGACGTGGTGGCCCGGGGGGCGGCGGGGGCTCTGGTGAGCCGGGCGGTTGAGGGGCTTCCGAGCGGTTTTGGTTTGATTCGGGTGGAGGATCCCCTCGCGGGTTTGCAACGGTGGGCGCGGGTCCATCGTGAAAAAATGAAAACCCGTGTGATCGGGATCACGGGATCGAACGGAAAGACGACCACGAAAGAAATGTTGGCCCACCTCTTGCGGGGGATCGGCCGGAACGTTTTTGCCACGCGAGGAAACTTGAACAGTCAATGGGGATTGCCGCTCATGCTCTTGGAATTGGATCTCTCCCATTCTCACGCCGTCATCGAAATGGGGGCTTCAGCGCGGGGGGACATCGCCCGCTTGGCGGCCCTGGCCCAGCCGAATGTGGCGGTGATCACGGGGATCGGGCGGGCCCATCTGGAAACGTTTGGTTCTTTGGAAGGGGTGTTGAACGCCAAGTGGGAACTGGTGGAGGCGTTGGGTAAAGACGGCATTGCTTTTTTGAACGCGGATGATCCATTCCTCATGAATCGACGGAAACAAGCCCGTTGTTCGGTGGTGACGTTTGGCCTTTCCGCTGGGGCGGACGTGCGGGCGGAACATGTTCGGCAGGATCCCCAGATCGCGTTCGATGTGGTGGTGGGCTCCTCCCGTCGACCGGTTCGCTTGCCAGTCCCTGGATTGTTTAATGTGACCAACGCGCTCGCGGCGGCGGCGGTTGCCCTGTGGGAACGGGGACTTCTTCCGGAAGTGGCCACCCATTTGGCCGGTTTTTCTCCCCCGCCCCAACGGATGCAAACCCGCCGTCGGCCGGACGGGTCCCTGTTTCTTGTCGATGCCTACAACGCCAATCCGGATTCCATGGCGGCCAGTCTTACCAGTTTTGCCCAGGCGTTTCCTCAACGGTCCAAAATGGCGGTGGTGGGAAGTATGCTGGAGTTGGGATCTGTGGCGGAAGAGGAACATCGGGAGTTGGGCCGGGTCTTAGCAACGTTGCCCCTGGAACGAATCTATTTTGTTGGTCCTGAAGGGGAGTTCGTGCGGGCGGGGTTTCGGGATTCCGGTGGGAAAGGAATT includes:
- the rsmH gene encoding 16S rRNA (cytosine(1402)-N(4))-methyltransferase RsmH; translation: MSPWSAWRTGSNSGLRTVGSAIRNGRKRARPSSPPKLICKETGVSGEESGGHRSVLLTECLAGLKLQPGGHYVDVTVGLGGHAEAVLNALGPQGRMTVLDQDPTSLTFSRERLAGFGDRVRFVAGNFERFDERAELAVGSVDGILADLGVSSPQLDRAERGFSLMRSGPLDMRMNPTEGLTARQMLERATEEEVEEWLRAAGEERFARKLARRLVDVAPRLITTEDLASAVARWVPRRGKTHPATRVFMALRMAVNREGACLSEFLKRAPAVLKYGGRLVVVTFHSGEDRAVKWFGRRAAAEGVLRIVTKKPLEPTEEEQRLNPRSRSAKLRVFEKIGSSPGSDEGRSAEKDLSF
- a CDS encoding penicillin-binding protein 2; the encoded protein is MRTRFRLVAGLLIAGFLVVGARLGYLQIWRHEDLALRANDQAGRWVRDAPRRALIRDRNGDVLADSVRVASCYADPTLLPRPSSIAQRLAGPLRMPVGEITERIRRAPGSFVWLKRRLSAEEARAVEKENLRGIGLQWEYRRFYPNGDLAGPLLGLVGEDGRGLSGLEYAFNKELVDQRPPLRALRDGRGRRLTLDVLRQRTPAGGLRLSIDRKIQFIAERELDWSIRRSKAKGGIVVVQDPWTGEILALVGRPALSLGRGEALSPDELMVRAVQWSFEPGSTFKVVTAAAALENQLAQPSDLLDCEKGKWKISGVWISDHEPQKVISFSRAMEVSSNIGLAKIGLRVGKEKFYDVIRSFGFGARTGLDLPGEAVGLLRPPNQWSGVSLPVISFGQEIGVTALQLACAYSAIANGGRLIEPRITMDADWPSGKTSRWASSSEIRRVISPETAKTVTTMMEGVVLRGTGENASVPGWSVAGKTGTAQKIDPRTRAYSPDKFVASFCGFVPARNPRLTLVVIVDEPKGVSWGGYNAGPVFKNIAWQTLSLMGVPTDDVPRLVDKKNKGDPKT
- a CDS encoding UDP-N-acetylmuramoyl-L-alanyl-D-glutamate--2,6-diaminopimelate ligase translates to MKLLGDLLESVVPSLGSPAKDVPIRGLAVDSRAVKPGDLFVAIRGIHQDGHDHAASVLRAGAAAILAERPLAVPVPVVLVGSTAASLSGIAARFFDHPSRFMDVVGVTGTNGKTTLTYLLENVWRLERISGGVMGTIDYRWANRVEKAPNTTPHALDVQRLLAAMREDGVKRVAMEVSSHALALGRVDDVHFSVGLFTNLTQDHLDFHKTMEEYFSAKALLFERLEKSARLVRRAILNRDDPWAPRFLEKIKTPLWTYGLDGDADFRAERLVLSADGCRFHAVTPLGNRDVSLTLVGRHNVYNALGAMAAAMALGTSLEDAVSGVEGLAGVPGRLERVTEHPAGCTEPSSFPFRVFVDYAHTDDALRNVLETVRPLTQGRVLVLFGCGGDRDKTKRPRMGEMAARLADHVIVTSDNPRSEDPAVIVQEVVAGVRRVPSRSFDVIVDRKEAIARSIEMAKEGDVLLLAGKGHETYQILKDHTVDFDEREIVRHFLRCRER
- a CDS encoding UDP-N-acetylmuramoyl-tripeptide--D-alanyl-D-alanine ligase, with protein sequence MAALPTSWDDVALLTGGQRVTACSVSPVRVVLDSRGVQKGDLFVALKGERVDGHDFLKDVVARGAAGALVSRAVEGLPSGFGLIRVEDPLAGLQRWARVHREKMKTRVIGITGSNGKTTTKEMLAHLLRGIGRNVFATRGNLNSQWGLPLMLLELDLSHSHAVIEMGASARGDIARLAALAQPNVAVITGIGRAHLETFGSLEGVLNAKWELVEALGKDGIAFLNADDPFLMNRRKQARCSVVTFGLSAGADVRAEHVRQDPQIAFDVVVGSSRRPVRLPVPGLFNVTNALAAAAVALWERGLLPEVATHLAGFSPPPQRMQTRRRPDGSLFLVDAYNANPDSMAASLTSFAQAFPQRSKMAVVGSMLELGSVAEEEHRELGRVLATLPLERIYFVGPEGEFVRAGFRDSGGKGIFQWGEDREKIRQEIASWITPNSAFLFKASRGVRLEDIYDPFLT